The following coding sequences are from one uncultured Desulfobacter sp. window:
- a CDS encoding transglutaminase-like domain-containing protein has product MKTIPLTMACALVFWGYQTGYLIFACLMAVVIEIARFLDLVWEPSLDQVNKISDTCTVCLAGTIIYFVSMDIETALKNILHYLPLFAFPLILVQEFSAAGEIDVRALYLFKKKIKGESKAIRINLSLAFIIICLISSAAAHNRQFPYYPVALGLIAVVLFFQRPRGADTRIWFAAMGVAAIMGFFLQTGLHYSQWAMTRRAWHWLMTDNADPLRGATALGKIGRLKPSNKIVFRVIPPDNDAGSTYLLKEAAYTFLSDKVWTAAQRKFETVPLSNDDGFIAGLPAVSAHREMGTATQNWNPHLAIQPTPAVAALTIQTRMKKPKGVLRLPENAMEIYCPTVSEVKTNGLGTFVVNDAPGFMIYDVRYGEPGTGITPPGKHDLRLPDEEKALFQNLAVDLGLTPGTSAQMILSEIKKYFLKNFSYTLDLKTDDTTSPITAFMTRTRAGHCEYFATATVLLLRAAGIPARYITGYMAFEKSILEDKIVVRRKHAHAWTEVFVNGRWIFFDTTPPGWTTQEASHFLKTAIPDLFSLLGYGFSLLRWGNPETKKRLLWLLVPLGILIIRRLVRKDKNQKKKKPDHARNRTTPGATTDTTDFYLQRLEERLVRSGFSRKPHETYEQFFIRIKNKAFSQQDLPRLMTVIQIHKQLRFGPHPISSQKQIQLKAQTDRLIEKCTVSGTAAGSMN; this is encoded by the coding sequence ATGAAAACCATCCCCCTGACCATGGCGTGCGCCCTCGTCTTCTGGGGGTATCAAACCGGATATCTTATTTTCGCCTGTTTGATGGCCGTTGTTATCGAGATTGCCCGGTTCTTAGACCTGGTATGGGAACCCTCGTTAGACCAGGTAAATAAAATCAGCGACACCTGCACGGTGTGTCTTGCCGGTACCATTATTTATTTTGTTTCAATGGATATTGAAACGGCTTTGAAAAACATATTGCATTACCTGCCTCTTTTCGCATTTCCTTTAATTCTTGTGCAAGAATTTAGTGCGGCAGGGGAGATTGATGTGCGGGCCCTCTACCTGTTCAAGAAAAAAATCAAGGGAGAATCCAAGGCGATCAGAATAAATTTAAGCCTTGCATTTATCATCATCTGCCTGATCTCTTCTGCAGCGGCACACAACCGCCAGTTCCCCTACTACCCGGTTGCCTTAGGTCTCATTGCCGTTGTACTTTTTTTCCAGCGGCCCAGGGGTGCAGATACCCGGATATGGTTTGCCGCCATGGGTGTTGCCGCAATCATGGGGTTTTTCCTGCAAACGGGCCTTCACTATTCCCAGTGGGCCATGACCCGGCGGGCATGGCATTGGCTGATGACGGATAACGCCGACCCACTCCGGGGTGCAACCGCCCTGGGCAAGATCGGCCGACTCAAGCCTTCCAACAAAATCGTTTTCAGAGTGATCCCGCCGGACAATGATGCCGGGAGCACCTATCTTTTAAAAGAAGCGGCGTATACTTTTCTTTCAGACAAGGTGTGGACGGCGGCCCAGCGTAAATTCGAAACGGTCCCCCTGTCAAATGACGATGGATTTATTGCGGGCCTGCCGGCCGTATCAGCTCATCGGGAGATGGGGACGGCCACCCAAAACTGGAATCCGCACCTGGCCATCCAACCCACGCCGGCCGTCGCCGCCCTGACCATCCAGACCCGGATGAAAAAGCCCAAAGGGGTTTTAAGATTACCTGAAAATGCCATGGAGATTTACTGCCCCACGGTTTCCGAAGTCAAAACCAACGGACTGGGAACATTTGTGGTTAATGACGCCCCGGGCTTTATGATCTATGATGTCCGGTATGGCGAACCCGGCACCGGAATAACGCCGCCGGGCAAACACGACCTGCGCCTCCCGGACGAGGAAAAGGCATTGTTCCAAAACCTGGCGGTTGACCTTGGACTGACCCCCGGCACATCGGCCCAAATGATTTTATCTGAAATCAAAAAATATTTTCTTAAAAATTTCAGCTACACCCTTGACCTTAAAACCGATGATACCACATCCCCTATCACGGCATTCATGACCCGGACCCGGGCAGGGCACTGTGAATATTTTGCAACGGCGACGGTTTTGCTTCTTCGCGCCGCCGGCATTCCCGCCAGGTATATAACCGGGTATATGGCCTTTGAAAAAAGCATTCTGGAAGACAAAATTGTTGTGCGCAGAAAACATGCCCACGCCTGGACCGAGGTGTTTGTCAACGGCCGGTGGATATTTTTTGACACCACCCCGCCCGGCTGGACAACCCAGGAGGCGAGCCATTTCTTAAAAACAGCGATTCCCGACCTGTTTTCCCTGCTGGGATATGGATTCTCCCTGCTGCGGTGGGGCAATCCGGAAACCAAAAAGAGACTGCTTTGGCTTTTGGTGCCCCTCGGGATACTGATCATCCGGCGTCTGGTCAGAAAAGACAAGAATCAAAAAAAGAAAAAACCGGACCATGCACGGAACCGCACCACCCCGGGAGCCACGACCGATACCACGGACTTTTATCTCCAAAGACTTGAAGAGAGGCTTGTCCGTTCCGGGTTTTCCAGAAAGCCCCATGAAACCTATGAACAATTTTTCATTCGAATCAAAAACAAGGCATTTTCCCAACAGGATCTCCCCAGGCTGATGACCGTTATCCAAATTCACAAACAGCTTCGCTTTGGCCCCCACCCCATCTCCAGCCAAAAACAGATTCAATTGAAAGCCCAAACAGACCGGTTAATTGAAAAATGCACCGTTTCCGGCACCGCCGCCGGATCGATGAACTAA